In Vigna unguiculata cultivar IT97K-499-35 chromosome 3, ASM411807v1, whole genome shotgun sequence, a single genomic region encodes these proteins:
- the LOC114176646 gene encoding uncharacterized protein LOC114176646 produces the protein MSNPLQLKSLNHISLVCASLEKSVEFYVNVLGFSPIKRPSSLDFNGAWLFNYGIGIHLLQSEDPGGMPKTTPINPKDNHISFQCESIAGVEKRLQQMEIEYVKSRVEESGIYVDQLFFHDPDGMMIEICNCDNIPVVPLSEDKLWSCSRFNCNIPNQQRQIQQMIPM, from the exons ATGTCGAACCCTCTGCAACTCAAGTCATTGAATCATATCTCACTTGTGTGTGCATCGCTGGAGAAGTCCGTTGAGTTTTACGTAAATGTTCTCGGGTTTTCTCCTATTAAAAGACCTAGTTCGTTAGACTTCAATGGTGCATG GTTATTCAATTATGGCATTGGAATACACCTTCTCCAATCAGAAGACCCAGGAGGCATGCCCAAAACTACTCCCATTAATCCTAAGGACAACCACATTTCTTTCCAa TGTGAAAGTATAGCAGGCGTGGAGAAAAGACTGCAGCAAATGGAGATAGAGTACGTGAAGAGCAGAGTAGAGGAAAGTGGAATCTACGTTGATCAGCTATTCTTCCATGACCCAGATGGCATGATGATTGAGATCTGCAACTGTGATAACATCCCTGTGGTGCCTTTATCAGAGGACAAACTATGGTCATGCTCTCGCTTCAATTGCAATATTCCAAACCAGCAGCGCCAGATTCAGCAAATGATCCCAATGTAG
- the LOC114174948 gene encoding uncharacterized protein LOC114174948 codes for MSGGTPRGSGRFMRQRHSQGYSSSGDDLEDDACSRHRPFLSPSHPPKTWIEMLENFLWLASAAFVVYFGDQKSNMIHLLCHDNRIKRLPLYLGMIGIGLNTMIFIYTTFLAWSARRFDEKWGFKKWEITTLSVLPFATAFGIISFCLFSFALWPIWSFLTLPLLFTLFMASMIIIPYLIIGTLRPEYYDELRTD; via the exons ATGTCTGGTGGAACACCGCGAGGGAGTGGTCGATTTATGAGGCAGAGGCATAGCCAGGGGTATTCAAGCAGTGGTGATGACCTTGAGGATGATGCATGTTCGAGGCACCGTCCCTTCTTGTCCCCTAGTCATCCACCAAAGACGTGGATTGAGATGCTGGAAAATTTTCTTTGGCTTGCTTCTGCTGCTTTTGTTGTGTACTTTGGCGATCAAAAATCCAATATGATACATCTTTTGTGCCATGACAATCGAATTAAAAG ACTGCCTTTGTATCTTGGGATGATAGGTATTGGTTTGAATACAatgattttcatttatacaaCTTTCTTGGCCTGGAGTGCTCGAAGGTTTGATGAAAAATGGGGATTTAAAAAATGGGAAATAACAACCTTATCTGTGCTGCCATTCGCCACGGCATTTGGAATAATCTCCTTTTGCTT GTTCTCCTTTGCTTTGTGGCCAATATGGAGTTTTTTGACACTTCCTCTTCTG TTTACACTATTTATGGCAAGCATGATAATAATCCCTTACCTCATTATTGGGACACTGCGGCCTGAATACTATGATGAACTCCGTACAGATTAA